The Epinephelus lanceolatus isolate andai-2023 chromosome 21, ASM4190304v1, whole genome shotgun sequence genome has a segment encoding these proteins:
- the pnpo gene encoding pyridoxine-5'-phosphate oxidase: MRRILSANLLLRQFSVFGRNPPLHASVTAAQQRVCALNLCRKSTSDRTNMDLSNMRKKYKGDEECFEESQLVSLDPIKQFGNWFDDATKCPEIGEANAMCIATATKDGRPSARMVLLKGYSNEGFRFFTNYESRKGSELESNPYACLVFYWEPINRQIRIEGTVERIPFQSSCDYFHSRPKSSQIGAVVSRQSTPVPNRDYLRQKNAELEEKYKDTEVPMPDYWGGYIVRPYQIEFWQGQTNRLHDRIVFTRPKDGESELGEFQHPAEGGWVYQRLSP; encoded by the exons ATGAGGCGCATACTCAGTGCGAATTTATTATTGAGGCAGTTTAGTGTATTTGGTCGAAACCCTCCGCTACATGCCTCCGTGACAGCGGCTCAACAACGCGTCTGTGCTCTGAACCTCTGCAGGAAGTCAACGAGTGACCGCACAAACATGGACCTGAGCAACATGAGGAAGAAATACAAAGGAGATGAGGAG tgtttcGAGGAGAGTCAGCTGGTATCTCTGGACCCAATCAAACAGTTTGGAAACTGGTTCGATGACGCCACAAAGTGCCCTGAAATCGGAGAGGCCAACGCCATGTGCATCGCCACAGCCACCAA AGATGGACGTCCATCTGCTCGTATGGTCCTCCTGAAAGGTTACAGCAATGAGGGTTTCCGGTTCTTCACCAACTACGAGAGCAGGAAGGGTTCTGAGCTG GAGAGTAATCCATACGCATGTCTGGTTTTCTACTGGGAACCCATCAACAGACAG ATTCGCATTGAAGGCACCGTGGAGCGAATCCCCTTCCAGAGCTCCTGTGACTACTTCCACTCCCGGCCGAAGAGCAGCCAGATCGGGGCTGTCGTGAGCCGACAAAGCACACCTGTTCCCAACAGAGAC tATTTAAGGCAGAAAAATGCAGAACTGGAGGAGAAGTACAAAGACACAGAGGTGCCGATGCCTGACTATTG GGGCGGCTACATCGTCAGGCCTTACCAGATTGAGTTCTGGCAGGGTCAGACCAACAGACTTCACGACCGCATCGTCTTCACCAGGCCAAAGGATGGAGAGTCCGAGCTGGGGGAGTTCCAGCACCCTGCAGAGGGAGGGTGGGTGTACCAGCGACTGTCCCCGTGA
- the snx11 gene encoding sorting nexin-11, giving the protein MISNQEEDEFVAVRVQDPRMHNEGSWNSYVDYKIFLHTNSKAFTAKTSCVRRRYSEFEWLKKKLQKNAGLVPVPDLPGKSFFSFSNEDFLERRRKGLQAFLDSVVNMTVCLSDSQLHLFLQTQLPVGHIQDCVQGHTPYTVTEAILTYASSNRGLAQALEDDSIKEPSLTVSYESMESPAPHQPTSCMQPKETFCPELLSCGDPDPLDDLLEVCNKDTVEFEHKEKSSVKVLQKNNHLEAIFEDCSPSEVTFFLGDSQDVPESLSLTEQTQQRSCQIQTPVEVHSPMGADFEEKCGVDSLLEEECSVREESTVTLDTEEQSRPHSDTEEKAESSEEAKIEKFDCEPEKCVNSVVTLDFKEQGPESEAGSQQELLDVVCSEKQVLEIHAISEVNGHDHIVSSEVHAEDVSCPEEFKSSDGQKEPDDEKSDESESKEETTLESEIHEEDIVEQMDQVGQEVDVVRTKDDSNEDSHSSSNESIVKVSDEESVCDETEDSFQAANGYMKTSPEEVTHWSEVKVSSRNILDLHMNGCPVEKQDISAQEDKDVQYITDISDFSKSLDLNSTVTSGDLTENSDFRILERSCTPGLADSKCTEQETLSLLSLDASEETHEVEVH; this is encoded by the exons ATGATCAGCAATCAAGAAGAGGAT GAATTTGTTGCAGTGCGGGTCCAAGATCCCCGCATGCACAACGAAGGCTCCTGGAATTCCTATGTGGATTATAAAATATTTCTACAT aCCAACAGTAAAGCCTTCACGGCGAAGACGTCCTGCGTGCGTCGGCGCTACAGTGAATTTGAATGGCTCAAGAAGAAGCTTCAGAAGAACGCTGGTTTGGT GCCAGTCCCAGACCTTCCAGGAAaatccttcttctccttcagcAATGAGGACTTCCTGGAGAGGAGAAGGAAAGGACTTCAGGCCTTTTTGGACAG CGTGGTGAACATGACAGTATGTCTGTCAGACAGCCAGCTCCACCTCTTCCTGCAGACTCAGCTGCCAGTCGGTCACATCCAGGACTGTGTGCAGGGCCACACTCCGTACACTGTGACGGAGGCCATCCTCACCTACGCCTCGTCCAATCGGGGCCTTGCTCAGGCTCTGGAGGACGACTCCATCAAAGAACCGAGTTTGACCGTTTCGTATGAGTCCATGGAGAG CCCAGCTCCTCATCAACCCACCTCCTGCATGCAACCTAAAGAGACCTTCTGTCCTGAGCTTTTGTCTTGTGGCGACCCTGACCCTCTAGACGACTTATTGGAGGTCTGTAATAAGGACACAGTTGAGTTTGAGCACAAGGAGAAATCCTCAGTGAAGGTCCTCCAGAAGAACAACCACTTAGAGGCCATTTTCGAGGACTGTTCCCCGTCAGAGGTGACCTTTTTCCTGGGTGACAGCCAGGATGTCCCTGAGAGCCTCAGCCTTACAGAACAGACCCAGCAGAGGAGCTGTCAGATACAGACACCAGTGGAGGTGCACTCGCCCATGGGGGCTGACTTTGAGGAGAAATGTGGGGTGGACAGCTTGCTTGAGGAGGAGTGTTCAGTCAGAGAGGAGAGCACTGTGACATTAGATACAGAAGAACAGAGTCGTCCTCATTCAGACACAGAGGAGAAGGCTGAAAGTTCTGAAGAGGCAAAAATAGAGAAGTTTGACTGTGAGCCAGAAAAATGTGTAAATTCTGTAGTAACTTTAGATTTTAAGGAACAGGGACCAGAAAGTGAAGCTGGATCTCAGCAGGAGCTTCTTGACGTTGTCTGCTCTGAGAAGCAGGTTTTAGAAATTCATGCAATCTCTGAAGTTAATGGTCATGACCACATTGTTAGCTCCGAGGTTCACGCTGAAGATGTCAGCTGTCCAGAGGAGTTTAAGAGCTCAGACGGACAGAAAGAACCAGACGACGAAAAAAGTGATGAATCTGAGAGCAAAGAGGAGACGACACTTGAGTCAGAAATCCATGAAGAAGACATTGTTGAACAAATGGACCAAGTCGGACAGGAAGTGGATGTGGTCAGGACCAAAGATGACAGCAACGAGGATAGCCACTCATCTTCCAATGAGAGCATCGTCAAGGTCAGCGATGAAGAAAGCGTGTGTGACGAGACCGAGGACTCTTTCCAGGCTGCAAACGGCTACATGAAGACGTCTCCTGAGGAGGTCACTCACTGGTCAGAAGTAAAAGTCTCCAGCAGAAACATTTTAGACCTACACATGAATGGATGCCCTGTGGAAAAACAGGACATATCCGCCCAGGAGGACAAAGACGTGCAATACATAACTGACATCAGTGACTTTAGTAAATCTCTGGACCTTAACTCGACTGTAACCAGTGGAGATTTGACTGAAAATAGTGACTTTAGAATCTTAGAGAGAAGCTGCACGCCTGGCTTGGCTGATAGTAAATGCACAGAGCAGGAAACCTTGTCCTTGCTGTCTTTGGACGCCTCAGAGGAGACTCATGAGGTGGAGGTACATTAG